The Methanomicrobia archaeon region CTCATGCCGGCGCAGTTCACAAGCGTCGACTATTTCCCGGTGATGCCCTGGTTCGGCGTGGTGCTCATCGGCGTGTTCGTGGGGAATGCGCTCTACTCTGGCTATCAGCGTAATTTCAGGCTGCGGGATCGCTCGCACGTTCCGCTAATACACGGGCTCGCGTTTTTAGGCCGGCACTCGCTGCTCATCTATCTGGTGCATCAGCCCGTTCTGATCACCGTGCTCTTGCTGATGGGCGCTGTTGATTTCGACGTTCCAATCTCGTTATACCTGCTCATTGAGAGCGCTTAGCGCGCGTTTTGATCCTCTTCCCAGAGCCCGAAGAGGTTCTGCTCGGTGTCGCGACAGACAGCGAGATAGCCCCAGCCCGGAACGGGCATCCGGGGCGCGACGACAGAACCGCCGAGCGCTTCGACTTTCTTCACAGAAGCAGCGATCGATTCAACTCCAAAGAACTGCGTGATCTGCTCGTTGGGTTTCTGGCGCGGGCCCATGCCGCCGCCAACGCCCGGGTTGCCCTCCAGGTCAGTGG contains the following coding sequences:
- a CDS encoding VOC family protein → MPTIVHFDIPADDPERAKKFYEELFGWKIEQTPGFPYYLIETTDLEGNPGVGGGMGPRQKPNEQITQFFGVESIAASVKKVEALGGSVVAPRMPVPGWGYLAVCRDTEQNLFGLWEEDQNAR